Within the Trichoderma breve strain T069 chromosome 3, whole genome shotgun sequence genome, the region GCCTTGCTAAAGTCCTGGTTCTCAAAGTAAATGACGACGTAGCGATCAAAggccttgcccttgacgtGGCTGGTCGGGCTGCTGGTCTTGGccgtggcggcggcggcggccacaGCAGCAGTGCCGGTCGCAGTGTACTGAGACTCCCAGGCAGTCGTGGTGTGAGAAGGCTTGCATGGGCTCttgttgacggcggcggcagagGCCAGGCcggcagcagccagcagaGAGACAACCTTGGACAGCATCTTGAACGGGCTTGGTGAAGAAATGAGCCTTGCTGGGAGAGGAACCGACGgacggaggaagagaagggagacGGCCGGGTTTAATACAACCACAGCACGCCTGGTTTCCGAGCCGAGACAGCAAGGCGAGTGATCAGCCAGCCGGGGTCCGGGTCCTGTCCTTGCGGCTGGTTTGCTGCGATGTTACCCGATGTAGGAGCACGACCGACctatactcgtacagtactATTACTCCATCCTTAGTAGTAGtagtggatggatggagtgCTGCATGCATGTAGGCAGAGAGCTGGGCAACCTGGGTACAGGTAAGGTATCCAGTCTCTACCTTAGCCACTCCCACTCCCGCTCCCACCTCTGTGAGCACCTTAAGCCGATGAAAGCTTCCAAGGTTGTGACGCGAGAAGAACTGTCAATGAGCGGCGACAGTCCGCTGGGGAATACCAAGGCCCTAGCGGATAGAACGGCACACGAGGCCCTGGATCTCAATCGACATCGAGGCTGCAAAGTAAATCCACGATGAGCCTCTTGGCGACGCTGCCTCCCCACGTGCGAGAAggccgttgaagaagagacgagaAGAGCGGACCTGCAGCTCAAGTCTGGGAGCTACAGTAGCGACTGGGTCTTTAGCTGGGTGGGCTGTATTGTAGTGTCATCAAGCCACCATCTTGCCCGTACTGGCACTAACAGTTAAGCCTCCATTGCTTGCAGGGTTCTTTTGGGGGCCCCAGCTTGAGCGTGTCGGTCGACTGATTGCCGAATCTGCGGCTTCGGTCAACGAATGAGTGAGTCCTGGTTACAAAGCTCGGCCTAGGCTGGACAGGGAAACGAGCGAGCGGGCTGACAGCTACTGTATGTATTGTGTGGGTGGGTAATGAAAGGCGCTTGCAGAAGCACGGAATAATCGAACCCATCGAGCACATGAATATTGAATTTGATCCATCATTAGGTAGGCATGTAGGTACGAGTTAGTATGATGTCGAGTTGAGAgttgagtacatgtagtaagAATCAACGTTTGTACAACAGCGGGAACTCGTATTACTGCTCCTCCAAGTTGAGTGAATTCCGAGTTCCGGTATTAGAGCAAGATATAAGAAAAAGCAATACACCTAGACATGATTCAATTTTATCTCAATTATTGGTACTACCGCATAGTGTCACACTCACACAACAGAGAAATCAACGACTCCCATAGACACCGCTCTTACAACGCCCCCCAAACAAGGCTACCAATCTTCTATTGCTTTCAATCTTTTTTCCAGAGCTTGTCGCCTTTTTGGCGCTTATGTTCCATTGTCAAAGAACCACCTTTAGCGGATCATCCCGCTGTCCAATCGCCGTTGCGCCCGCAAGCATGCCTCTCCCGAAACGCCTAAATGTTGTTCCCTCCGCCACTCAGCAGTCAAATCTGGCTTCAATGTTCCGTCCCAACACACAGACAAACGCCCATCTGGTCTCTCTTACAGACTCCTCCCAGCTACTCCCTTTTCGACACCGGAGTGGCTGTCCGCTTCTTCCACACGTGGGCGCACTTTGGTGCCCTTCTCGACGTTGGTGCTTCCTCTTGTCCTTCAGCtcatggcctcttcatctccgcTTGGATTGCGTTGATTTGGATTGCGTTGCTTCTGATTGGGCTGTCCTGGATCCCGTCATCTCCTGCAGGCTTCGAATTGCTGCTCCACAAGCACAAGGCCGATATGTCAACTAGGAGCTAACGTCTTTTCACCAGTTGCATTCTTCGTACCTGAATGATTGAACGAGCTCTGATTGTCCAAGTCGAGACGACAGAGCTCACCTGATAGGGACCCGGTCTCGGAGCTTGCCGTACCGTACCATGACAATACCGGCCGTGACGGTTCTCAACCCTCTAGACCTTCGCTGGTGAGTGAGTGCAATGGATGCTGTTGGAGCGCATCAACGAGGAGACTCGACCGGTGCTTTTCATGACGAAGCTCGTCAAGAGCTCGGTGAGGAGCAGCCCTTCATTCGCGAATCACACCGCCCGTCGGGCTTTCGCCCTTCTCGCCGTCAATATCGCTCTCTGCCTGCCTGGAAGCtatgcctcttcttcttcatcgtcacaGTCTCTATACTGGCGCTGGCCGCCGTCCCCTTCGGTCTTCAATCGCTTTCCAGAGAATCTCCGTCAGATTCAGCGCCTCAAGTTCACGGCGATGACCACTCTCCAGGAGAACAACATCCTGGGGAAGATGAAACTGACCAccatgaggaagaagagtctgAGCCTGCcgctggagatggggatAAGAGTAGTAGTTCTGAACCACTCATTGTCCActatgaagaagagatgccCAGTGTGCCAAAGCTAAGAGACGTGTCAGAGTACGTCTTATCACCTTCCTGGGACTTTGACGCCGCTCCCACCACTAGGGAATACCACTGGACAATTGTAGATGGACGCCTGAACCCTGATGGCATCTATCGCCCCAtgattctcatcaacaaccagtTCCCTGGACCTTTGGTTGAATGCAACGAAGGCGACACCATCCGAGTCATTGTGGAGAACAAAGCCACCAATGCTACTTCGATGCACTTTCACGGCCTCTTCCAAAACGGCACAAACTCCATGGACGGCGCCGTTGGAATCACACAATGTCCAATCGCCCCCAATTCAACCTTTACCTACGAGTTCCAGATCAAAGAGCAGTCCGGCACCTACTGGTATCACGCCCACCATAGCGCCCAAGCATCCGATGGCCTCCTTGGACCCGTCGTCATTCACTCCAAAGATGAGAAAACCActctgcagaagctggaatACGCTTCGGACAGAATCATCATGGTCCAAGACCATTACCACAACCTCACTTCGGAGCTCTTGATGGACTATCTCAAAAACGACATGGAGAATAACGAGCCTGTCCCAGACAACGGTCTCATCAACGGCCGTGGCGTGCGTGACTGCAAAGATTTCCAGGGCTGGGATTGCGATACCGCAAACGTTTCGGCCTCGACTCTTGATCTTGCTGCTGGTCAACGTCATCGGCTACGCATCATTAACGTCGGTGCCTTTGCCGAGTTCCAAATCCAGTTTGATGAACATCCATTCTACGTCACTGAAGTCGATGGCACCGACG harbors:
- a CDS encoding multicopper oxidase domain-containing protein, which produces MDAVGAHQRGDSTGAFHDEARQELGEEQPFIRESHRPSGFRPSRRQYRSLPAWKLCLFFFIVTVSILALAAVPFGLQSLSRESPSDSAPQVHGDDHSPGEQHPGEDETDHHEEEESEPAAGDGDKSSSSEPLIVHYEEEMPSVPKLRDVSEYVLSPSWDFDAAPTTREYHWTIVDGRLNPDGIYRPMILINNQFPGPLVECNEGDTIRVIVENKATNATSMHFHGLFQNGTNSMDGAVGITQCPIAPNSTFTYEFQIKEQSGTYWYHAHHSAQASDGLLGPVVIHSKDEKTTLQKLEYASDRIIMVQDHYHNLTSELLMDYLKNDMENNEPVPDNGLINGRGVRDCKDFQGWDCDTANVSASTLDLAAGQRHRLRIINVGAFAEFQIQFDEHPFYVTEVDGTDVFPEPFHRLNILPAQRYSVILETNVTTADSFWMRARMVTHCFTTKNSRLQPEMRAVLRYGSPETKALDKQPTSKDWPEAIEVICRDLNVSALHPVIPMTPPPADKYMRFDASFMIGDWRLARGFFNQSTWHHNVTHPSLHRFLSAPSNATTLKSSPIAVNNMAFDYKKELVIQTEGIRTIDLAINNFDDGNHPFHLHGHKFFVLYQGRGGYPPYEADFPDFVKEHNLDDNPVRRDTVTVEGYSWAVIRLVLDNPGMWAFHCHNMWHAESGMLMQLLVRSDLVRGWTVSDQEKKMCGLEGVTTGMRPDDSIWFGNFGKT